TCGGCCTTCGCCACACGCGCGAGGTCGCGTGACGTCATCGGGTGCTCGGACGCGAAGATCAAAGCCTCCAGCACACCCTTCAGATGCGCGCGGGCGACGGCTCCGCTCGCCTGGGTGGTGTTCTCTTCGTGCTCGGCCGAAGCGCCGTCCGAGCCACCCGTCGCCCCCGTCGGGGACACCTTCGCGACGAGGCGCTGCGCACGGAAAAACGCCGCCGCGAGCGAACGAAACCGCTCGACGCGCGAGAGCGGCGCGGGCTTCGGCTTGCGAGGCGCGCGCTTGCGTTTGGGCTCGGCCGTCTCGGCCGGAGGCGCCGCCTCCGCTTCCGCCGGCGCTTCCGCCGGCGCTGCCGCTTCCGTCGGCGCTGCCGCTTCCGGCTCCGCTTCCGCTGCTGCTTCCGCTTCCGCGACCGGCTCCGCGACCGCTTCCGCGACCGGCTCCGCCTCCGCTTCCGCCTCCGCTTCCGCGACCGGCTCCGCTTCCGCTTCCGCGACCGGCTCCGTCTCGGCCGGCTTCGGGCGGAACCATGCCCATGCCGCGCGGCGGAGCCGCTCGGGCGAATCGCTGTCCGGCGGGGCCTCCTCTTGCGGCTGCGGCTGCGGCACGAGCCGCAACTTGCCTCGCCGCTTCGAGCCGCCGTCAGTCGCCATCGTTCACCTCGGGCTCTCCGTCTTGCGCGCCAACGCCGTTCCGCTCTTCGCCGGTCTCGCTCCGCTCTTCGCCGGCCTCGTTCCGCTCTTCGCCGGCCTCGTTCCGCTCTTCGCCGGCCTCGTTCCGCTCTTCGCCGGCCTCGTTCCGCTCTTCGCCGGCCTCGTTCCGCTCTTCGCTGGCCTCGTTCCGCTCTTCGCCGGCCTCGTTCCGCTCTTCGCCGGCCTCGTTCCGCTCTTCGCCGGCCTCGTTCCGCTCTTCGCTGGCCTCGTTCCGCTCTTCGCCGGCCTCGTTCCGCTCTTCCCCCTCGTCGCTCCCCCCCGCCTTCATCGACAGCTCGAGGTGGATCGTCGCGAGCGGGTCCGACTGGTAGATCCGCAGGAGCTTCATCCTCGCCATCTCCAGGATCGCGAGGAACGTGATCACGATGTCGAACTTCGTCAGCGCCGCGCCCTTCCGCGCCGGGTCGTCGAGCACGAGCTCCTCGAACGTCGCGCGCCGGCGCCCCGAGAGCCGCTCCGTGAGCTGCACGATCCGATCGGTGATGCTGATCCGATCGAAGTTGACCTCGTGCTCGATCTTCACGTTCGTGCGCTTGAGCAGCTTCTCCAGCGCATCAAACAGCGAGAACACGCCGACGGGCGCGAACGGCGCGGGCCCCTCCGGCGTGGCCTCCGGCGTCCCGCGCGGGAAGATGTCCTTGCCGAGCGTCCCGCGCTCCGCGAGGTCCGCCGCCGCGGCCTTGTACTTCTGGTACTCGAGCAGCCGACGGACGAGCTCCTCCCGCGGATCGACCTCCTCCTCCGGCAGCCCATCCCCGTCCTGATCCTTGGGCACCACCGGCAAGAGCATCTTCGACTTGATGTGAATCAGCGTCGCCGCCATCACGAGGTACTCGCTCGCCAGATCAATCGACAGCGCCCGCATCATCGACAGGTAGTCGAGATACTTCTGCGTGATGAAGCTCACGGGGATGTCGAGGATATCGAGCTCGTGCTGCTGGATCAGGTGCAGCAGGAGGTCGAGCGGGCCCTCGAACTGAGGCAAGGCGACGCGGTAGGCGTTGTCGTTCGTCTCGACCGCCTCGGCCGGCACCTCGCGGATCGGCGTGGGCGCGGGCGGAGGCGTGGCCTTCGCCTTCGCCTGGGTCTTCCCCGCTGCGCTCGCCCTCGCCTTGCTCACCTGGCCGGGACGGTAATCCGGAGGCCGCGTGGGATCCACGCGTTCCTGCTACACTCGTCCCGCCGATGACCCCGTCCCCCACGAAGAGTTGCCCGTCGTGCGGCGAGCGCTACGACGCGGATGTCCTCTTCTGCCCGCAGGACGGCACGCCCCTCGTGAACGTGAAGGGGCCCTCGCTCTCGAGCCCCGAGGTCGACCCCTACGCGGGCCTCGAGCTCAGCGGGCAAATCCGCGTCAAGCACCTCATCGGCATCGGCTCGATGGGCCGCGTCTACCGCGCCTTCCAGGCCGGCATCGAGCGCGACGTCGCCGTGAAGATCCTCCACCGCGAGCTCAGCGGCAACGCCGAGCTCGTCGCCCGCTTCCACCGCGAGGCCAAGATCGCGAGCCGCCTCGCCCACCCCGGCGTGGTCTCGGTCCTCATGACCGGCACGATCCCGCAGCGCGGTGATCCCCGCACGGGCGGCGAGATGTACCTCGTGATGGAGCACCTCGACGGCATGTCGTTGCTCTCCGCGCTCGCCGCGTCGGGCGCGGGCGGAGAGCCCTCGGCGCTGCCCCTGGCGCGCGCGATGCACATCGCGCTGCAGATCTGCGACGCCGTCGGCGAGGCCCACGCGCAGGGCATCGTGCACCGCGATCTCAAGCCCGAGAACGTGATGCTCGTCCGCCGCGGCGACGACCCCGACTTCGTGAAGGTCCTCGACTTCGGCATCGCCCGCCTCGACTGGGCCGATCGTCAGGGCTCGATGGCCACGCAGGCGGGCCTGATCTTCGGCACGGCGAAGTACATCTCGCCCGAGGGCGCCGAGGGCAAACCCGTGAGCCCCGCGGCCGACGTCTACTCGATCGCGACGATCCTCTACCAGTGCCTCGCCGGCCGGACGCCCTTCGAAGGCGACTCGCCCGTGCAGCTCCTGATCCAGCACACGCACGATCCGCCGCCCGATCTGCGGAGCATCCCGCGCGCGAGTTACGTGCCCGCGCCGCTCGCCGCGGTGATCATGCAGAACCTCGCGAAGAAGCCGGAGGCACGGGCGAAAGACGCGCGCGCCTTCGGCAAGGAGCTCTACGCCGCCGCGCGGCAGAGTGGCCTCGACCCCGACGAGCTCGCCCGGTCGAACCTGCTCTTCGCGCGAAAGGGCGCGGTGAAGTTGCCCTCGAAGGAGCGCACGAAATCGCTCGAGCTCTCCACGGACCTCGCCGCGAGGATCGGCGGCGTGGCCGCAGGCGCAGAGGCGACGCCGATGCCGATCTCGTCGCGGATCGAGGACGATCCCGAGAGCTCACCCGCGCCGATCGGAGCGACCTCGGCGCCTGCGATCGAGGCCGACGAGGCGAAGGCCGCTCCACCTTCGAGCCACGCCACGTCACGCGCCTCCGGCGACGACGACGAAGACCCGGTCGACGACGCGGAAGCACACGTGTCGCCCGCGGCCCCGCTCGCGCACGAGTCGACGATGCAAGGCACGGAGACGCCGCTCTCCACGCCGCCGCCGGAAGGCACGAAGCGCCGCGCGCGGCTCACGCGGATCGTGGCGCTCGTCCTGTGCCTGACGGCCGTGCCGCTCGTGGCCGTCGTGGGCGGCAAGCGCCTCGGCCTCGTCGGCGCGCCGTCGGCCGACTCGCTCGACGGCCGGCTCGAAGCCGCGCGGGAGGCCATGAAGCGCCAGGCCTGGGACGCGCCGCCCGGCGACAACGTGAAGGAGATCCTCGAGGCCGCGCACGCGCGCTGGCCCGGCGATGCACGCGTGAAGGAGCTGCGCCGCGAGGCCGCCGAGCGCCTCGTCACGAGCGCGCTCGGCCGCAAGTACGCGGGTGACGCCGAGGAGGCGCTCCACCTCGCCCGCATCGCCGTCTCGCTGAACCCCTCACTCACGACCGCGCAGCACCTCGTCGCCGAGCTCGCGTCGAAGCCCGGCCCGGAGCTCACGCCCACGTCGAACGACGCGCCACGCGTGCTCTCCCCGGATCCACGCCCCCAGGGCCGCCTCCCGCCGCCGCGCCCCACGGGCAAGGACGAAAAACCCCAGCCGAGCGCCTCGGCCCCGAGCCCGCCGCAACCTTCGGGCATACCTCCGGCGCCGACGACGACGACGTCCCCGACGAACGCCCCGACGGGCAAACCGACGGGCCAGGACGGCCCCGTCCTTCCGCCCACGCCGCCGCCCTTGCCGACGACCGATCCACCGCCCACACCGACCGGTGGACCATGGCTTTGAGGCTCCCGGTCGCGCTCGTGATCTCGACCGCCGCGCTCACGTGGCTCGTGTCTCCGTCGCTCGCGAGCGCGCAGAGCAAGGAGTCTGCGGCGGCGCGGCGCGCGTCGGCGGCGCTGGAGCAGGACTACACGCACACGCTGGTCTCGGTGAACGCGGGGCTGATCAGCCTGCCCGCGGCGAACGTGTGCCCGCGCTCGCGCACGAGCTGCGAGAAGGGCGAGACGAGCTTCTCGCTCGGCGTCTTCAACCAGTACCGCATCGGCCGCTTCGGCCTCGGCGCGAGCATCGCCTGGGCGCAGTCGCTCCTCAGCGGCACGGCGCCCGGCGCCGCCGAGCTCGAGCGCGAGCACGATCGCAGCTACTTCCTCGTCGAGGGGCAAGCGCGTTATTACGGCATCCAGAGCGACAAGTGGGAGTGGTGGGGCGGCGTGACGCTCGGCGCGGTGATCATCCGCGACGCCTGGACGGTGGCCTCGGATCGCGATCCCTGGGCGGACACGGCCTTCGTCGGCCCGCGCGCCGCGGCGCTCTCGACCGAGGGCCTCGCGGCGGGCCTGGCCATCGGCGGCGAGTGGACCGTGGCCCCGAACTGGTCGCTCGGAACGACGCTGCGTTACGCGAGCTGGTTCTTGCCGACGGAGCCAAAACAAGCGCCCACGGGTGACAGCGCGTCACTGTCGGGTCGGGTGGACATGCTGGAGTTCGGGTTGCTGGTGGCCTACCGTATCGCGCTTTAAAACAGGGAATTGACGCGTCCGCGCGAGATCGGTACGAGTCCCGTCCCGATCCTCACGGAAGGCGCGAATGGCCCTCGATCTCTCGAGCCTGGGCTTCACCACGGAGCCGAGCTCGTTCACCTACGACTGGAAGACCCTCGCGCTCTACGCGCTCGGCATCGGCGCGAAGCGCGACGAGCTCGCCTACCTCTACGAGGGCACCGCCGGCGGCATGAAGGTCTACCCGACCTTCGCCGTGATCCCTGCGACCGAGCCGGTCTTCAAGTCCCTCGCGCGCACGGGCGGCAACTTCGCGATGGTGGTCCACGGCGGCCAGAAGATCCGCGCCCTCGCGCCGATCCCGCCCTCGGGCACGTTGCTCACGACCGCCACGATCCGCGGCCTCTACGACATGAAAAGGCTCGCGCAGGTCGTCATCGACACGACGACCACGCTCGAGGGCGGCGAGCGCGTCTACGAGACGACGTGGTCGATCCTCTACCGCGGCGAAGGTGGCTTCAGCGGCCCGCGCCCGCCCGCGGACCCGGACGAACCTTCGATCCCGAAGGACCGCGAGCCCACGTTCCTCCACGAGGAGACGACGTCCCCCGAGCAAGCGCTGCTCTACCGGCTCTCGGGTGATCACAACCCGCTGCACGCCGACCCGGCGTTCGCCGCGTCGGTGGGCTTCCCGCAGGGCCCGATCCTGCACGGGCTCGCGACGTACGGTTTTGCCGCGCGCGCCGTGGTGAAGGGGCTCCTCGGCGGAGACGCGTCGCGGCTGCGGCTCCTCTCGGCGCAGTTCCGCAAGCCGGTCTGGCCCGGCGACACGATCGTCACGCAGGGATTTGTGCTCGAAGGCGGAAAGGTGGCGCTCCAGGCGAGCGTGAAGGGAAGACCGGAGGCGGTGCTCACGGGCGGATACGCGGAGATCGCCTGACGTGCCGCCGAGGCGCGTGCTAACTCGACCGGACCGATAGCAGGGTCACAGCCGCCCGCGCGGCAAAGACGGTGGGGCGAAGCCCTCTCTCTGAGAAGTCATCATGAGCAAAGAGACCAAGAAGCAGCGCAAGGCCGAAGAGGATCCCGAGCTCGACAAGAAGCGGGCGGAGGACGAGGAAGAGGACGAAGAGGAAGAGGGCGCGGACGAGTCCGAAGACGAAGAGGAAGACGAAGAAGAGGACGAAGAGGAAGACGAAGAAGAGGACGAAGAGGAAGACGAGCACGCGCAGCACCAGGGCAAGGACGCCGCCGCGCAAGGCGACGACGAGGACCCGAACTGGTGGACGCCGCACGTCGTCCTCGGCGTGCTCGTGCTCATCGGCATCCTCGGCTTCTTCGGGATGTTCAACAAGCCGCTCGGCTTCCTCGCCGCGAAGCCCGCCGCCGCCCCGGTGACGGAGACGGTCACGACGCAGCCGGCGACGCAGCCGACGCCCCAGGCGCCGCCGCGCCCCACGGCCCCGGCGCAGCAGCCGCAGCGGGAGATGTTCGGCGCGAAGCACTTCCTCGTGATGTACAAGGGCAGCATGCGCGCGCCCGCGAACATCACGCGCACGAAGGAAGAGGCGAAGGCGCGCGCCGAGGAGGCCCTGAAGAAGGTCAAGGGCGGCGCGAAGTTCGAGACGATCGTCGGGGAGTACAGCGACGAGCCGAACGCGGGCGCCCGCGGCGGCGACCTCGGGCTCTTCCCGAAGGGCGCGATGGTGGGTCCGTTCCAGGAGGCGGTCGAGAAGCTGAAGGTCAACGAGATCAGCGGCCTCGTCGAGACGCCCTTCGGCTACCACGTCATTCTGCG
This DNA window, taken from Polyangium spumosum, encodes the following:
- a CDS encoding peptidylprolyl isomerase, which gives rise to MSKETKKQRKAEEDPELDKKRAEDEEEDEEEEGADESEDEEEDEEEDEEEDEEEDEEEDEHAQHQGKDAAAQGDDEDPNWWTPHVVLGVLVLIGILGFFGMFNKPLGFLAAKPAAAPVTETVTTQPATQPTPQAPPRPTAPAQQPQREMFGAKHFLVMYKGSMRAPANITRTKEEAKARAEEALKKVKGGAKFETIVGEYSDEPNAGARGGDLGLFPKGAMVGPFQEAVEKLKVNEISGLVETPFGYHVILRTK
- a CDS encoding serine/threonine-protein kinase — translated: MTPSPTKSCPSCGERYDADVLFCPQDGTPLVNVKGPSLSSPEVDPYAGLELSGQIRVKHLIGIGSMGRVYRAFQAGIERDVAVKILHRELSGNAELVARFHREAKIASRLAHPGVVSVLMTGTIPQRGDPRTGGEMYLVMEHLDGMSLLSALAASGAGGEPSALPLARAMHIALQICDAVGEAHAQGIVHRDLKPENVMLVRRGDDPDFVKVLDFGIARLDWADRQGSMATQAGLIFGTAKYISPEGAEGKPVSPAADVYSIATILYQCLAGRTPFEGDSPVQLLIQHTHDPPPDLRSIPRASYVPAPLAAVIMQNLAKKPEARAKDARAFGKELYAAARQSGLDPDELARSNLLFARKGAVKLPSKERTKSLELSTDLAARIGGVAAGAEATPMPISSRIEDDPESSPAPIGATSAPAIEADEAKAAPPSSHATSRASGDDDEDPVDDAEAHVSPAAPLAHESTMQGTETPLSTPPPEGTKRRARLTRIVALVLCLTAVPLVAVVGGKRLGLVGAPSADSLDGRLEAAREAMKRQAWDAPPGDNVKEILEAAHARWPGDARVKELRREAAERLVTSALGRKYAGDAEEALHLARIAVSLNPSLTTAQHLVAELASKPGPELTPTSNDAPRVLSPDPRPQGRLPPPRPTGKDEKPQPSASAPSPPQPSGIPPAPTTTTSPTNAPTGKPTGQDGPVLPPTPPPLPTTDPPPTPTGGPWL
- a CDS encoding segregation and condensation protein A, whose amino-acid sequence is MDPTRPPDYRPGQVSKARASAAGKTQAKAKATPPPAPTPIREVPAEAVETNDNAYRVALPQFEGPLDLLLHLIQQHELDILDIPVSFITQKYLDYLSMMRALSIDLASEYLVMAATLIHIKSKMLLPVVPKDQDGDGLPEEEVDPREELVRRLLEYQKYKAAAADLAERGTLGKDIFPRGTPEATPEGPAPFAPVGVFSLFDALEKLLKRTNVKIEHEVNFDRISITDRIVQLTERLSGRRRATFEELVLDDPARKGAALTKFDIVITFLAILEMARMKLLRIYQSDPLATIHLELSMKAGGSDEGEERNEAGEERNEASEERNEAGEERNEAGEERNEAGEERNEASEERNEAGEERNEAGEERNEAGEERNEAGEERNEAGEERSETGEERNGVGAQDGEPEVNDGD
- a CDS encoding MaoC/PaaZ C-terminal domain-containing protein, whose protein sequence is MALDLSSLGFTTEPSSFTYDWKTLALYALGIGAKRDELAYLYEGTAGGMKVYPTFAVIPATEPVFKSLARTGGNFAMVVHGGQKIRALAPIPPSGTLLTTATIRGLYDMKRLAQVVIDTTTTLEGGERVYETTWSILYRGEGGFSGPRPPADPDEPSIPKDREPTFLHEETTSPEQALLYRLSGDHNPLHADPAFAASVGFPQGPILHGLATYGFAARAVVKGLLGGDASRLRLLSAQFRKPVWPGDTIVTQGFVLEGGKVALQASVKGRPEAVLTGGYAEIA